In one Halorubrum sp. CBA1229 genomic region, the following are encoded:
- a CDS encoding glycosyl transferase family 2, producing MEYVQERVTTLHALTDHRPDAPTGRAAVVVPMTEREYGTLAAERVLSALETVAPARVIVPLRAPPERVGPFARWLDGFDLDVETLWCGGPRLTELLADSGLDGDRGKGRDVWLGLGRALEEEYVVVHDADTKTYSPAFVKRLLFPVANGYSFSKGYYARVEDGALYGRLFRLFFRPLVRALADATERREAGVIEYLDAFRYALAGEFAATTDLVSKLRVQRGWGLEVGTLGEAFAHAGFAGSAQVDLGRYEHDHRSVDGPTGLADMSRAVGEATLRAVEEAGVAVDYDGLADRYREAAEGIIDGYETDAAFNGLDYDREDERSQAATYADALGKPGPDTRLPAWRDAPITPEAVAEAARADLAEAAGGAGGEATRIGGAPGDADVRGNGHQPPASPPSDPAPGED from the coding sequence ATGGAGTACGTCCAAGAGCGCGTGACGACGCTGCACGCGTTGACCGACCACCGGCCGGACGCCCCCACCGGCCGGGCGGCGGTCGTGGTGCCGATGACGGAGCGCGAGTACGGCACGCTCGCGGCCGAGCGCGTCCTCTCGGCGCTGGAGACGGTCGCGCCGGCTCGGGTGATCGTCCCCCTCCGCGCCCCGCCCGAGCGCGTCGGCCCCTTCGCGCGGTGGCTCGACGGGTTCGACCTCGACGTGGAGACGCTCTGGTGCGGCGGTCCCCGGCTGACGGAACTGCTCGCCGACAGCGGCCTCGACGGGGACCGCGGGAAGGGGCGCGACGTGTGGCTCGGCCTCGGCCGCGCCTTGGAGGAGGAGTACGTCGTCGTCCACGACGCCGACACGAAGACGTACTCGCCGGCGTTCGTCAAGCGACTGCTGTTCCCGGTCGCGAACGGCTACTCGTTCTCGAAGGGGTACTACGCCCGCGTCGAAGACGGGGCGCTGTACGGCCGGCTCTTCCGGCTGTTCTTCCGACCCCTCGTCCGCGCGCTCGCCGACGCCACCGAGCGTCGGGAGGCGGGCGTGATCGAGTATCTCGACGCGTTCCGGTACGCGCTCGCCGGCGAGTTCGCGGCGACGACAGACCTCGTCTCGAAGCTCCGCGTCCAGCGCGGCTGGGGCCTGGAGGTCGGGACCCTCGGCGAGGCGTTCGCGCACGCCGGCTTCGCGGGGAGCGCGCAGGTCGACCTCGGCCGCTACGAGCACGACCACCGCTCCGTCGACGGCCCGACCGGCCTCGCGGACATGAGCCGTGCGGTCGGCGAGGCGACGCTCCGGGCGGTGGAAGAGGCCGGCGTCGCCGTCGACTACGACGGCCTCGCCGACCGCTACCGCGAGGCGGCCGAGGGAATTATTGACGGGTACGAGACCGACGCCGCGTTCAACGGCCTCGACTACGACCGCGAGGACGAGCGCTCGCAGGCCGCGACGTACGCGGACGCCCTCGGGAAACCGGGGCCGGACACCCGCCTCCCGGCGTGGCGCGACGCGCCGATCACGCCCGAGGCGGTCGCCGAGGCGGCCCGGGCGGACCTCGCGGAGGCGGCCGGCGGAGCGGGCGGCGAGGCGACTCGAATCGGCGGCGCGCCGGGCGACGCCGACGTCCGCGGGAACGGCCACCAACCGCCGGCGTCCCCGCCCTCCGATCCGGCGCCGGGAGAGGACTGA
- a CDS encoding thioredoxin, with product MTLETLAPDGTDGDALGDDVLDALGGGDYRFKVWGGDWCGDCRRQLPAFAAALDAAGVPDDRIEDFPVTKGPDGKEGEAVDEYGIELIPTVVVESADGEELARFVEDADVSIAEFLARELAEGEASA from the coding sequence ATGACACTCGAAACGCTCGCTCCCGACGGAACCGACGGCGACGCGCTCGGCGACGACGTGCTGGACGCGCTCGGAGGCGGCGACTACCGATTCAAGGTGTGGGGCGGCGACTGGTGCGGCGACTGTCGGCGGCAGCTCCCCGCGTTCGCGGCGGCGCTCGACGCGGCCGGCGTCCCCGACGACCGGATCGAGGACTTCCCGGTCACGAAGGGGCCGGACGGCAAGGAGGGCGAGGCCGTCGACGAGTACGGGATCGAGCTGATCCCGACCGTCGTGGTCGAGAGCGCCGACGGCGAGGAGCTCGCCCGCTTCGTCGAGGACGCCGACGTCTCGATCGCGGAGTTCCTCGCGCGCGAGCTCGCCGAGGGCGAGGCGAGCGCCTGA
- a CDS encoding PLP-dependent cysteine synthase family protein, with product MDDDVLEGLGSPLVRVDAPPETTVAAKVESRNPGGSAKDRPARYMVEAAEESGELEPGDGIVEPTSGNTGIGLAMAGAVKGYDVTLVMPDGKSLERRRIMRAYGAEVELVDGDISAAKDRADELEAEAGMVQLRQFENPANPRAHYETTGLEVVEQVGDRTVDALVAGVGTGGTISGIGRRLREEFPDVRVDAVEPSDNAVLSGGEPGNDAFQGMGPGFVSPNLDVDLIDEVHAVGIEEAEAECRRLAREEGILVGQSSGASNLAAKDVAAELRDAGAYAGEEPLVVTVFWDSGERYLSAGTFDE from the coding sequence ATGGACGACGACGTGCTGGAGGGGCTCGGCTCGCCGCTGGTTCGGGTCGACGCGCCGCCGGAGACGACGGTGGCCGCGAAGGTCGAGTCGCGCAACCCGGGCGGCTCCGCGAAGGACCGCCCGGCGCGGTACATGGTCGAGGCGGCCGAGGAATCGGGAGAGCTGGAACCGGGGGACGGGATCGTCGAACCCACGTCCGGCAACACCGGCATCGGGCTGGCGATGGCCGGCGCGGTGAAGGGGTACGACGTGACGCTCGTGATGCCCGACGGCAAGTCGCTGGAGCGCCGCCGGATCATGCGCGCGTACGGCGCGGAGGTCGAGCTCGTCGACGGCGACATCTCCGCGGCCAAGGACCGCGCCGACGAGCTCGAGGCCGAGGCGGGGATGGTCCAGCTCCGGCAGTTCGAGAACCCCGCGAACCCGCGGGCCCACTACGAGACCACCGGCCTGGAGGTCGTCGAGCAGGTCGGCGACCGGACCGTCGACGCGCTCGTCGCCGGCGTCGGGACCGGCGGGACCATTTCCGGGATCGGTCGTCGGCTCCGCGAGGAGTTCCCCGACGTCCGGGTCGACGCGGTCGAGCCCAGCGACAACGCCGTCCTCTCCGGCGGGGAGCCCGGAAACGACGCGTTCCAGGGGATGGGACCGGGCTTCGTCTCGCCGAACCTCGATGTCGACCTCATCGACGAGGTCCACGCGGTCGGCATCGAGGAGGCGGAGGCCGAGTGCCGGCGGCTCGCCCGCGAGGAGGGGATCCTCGTCGGGCAGTCCTCGGGCGCTTCGAACCTCGCGGCGAAGGACGTCGCCGCGGAGCTCCGGGACGCCGGCGCCTACGCCGGCGAGGAGCCCCTCGTCGTCACCGTGTTCTGGGACAGCGGCGAGCGGTACCTCTCGGCCGGCACCTTCGACGAGTAG
- a CDS encoding MOSC domain-containing protein has translation MSGEGGTSGVVRSLVTAPAGGAPPELREAVEIRPDGVDGDRYRRGDGRFQLDGCAVTLVAAEALDAVREETGIDVSDGRHRRNVVVEGFGPGMDDLLDATVAVGEARLRPTRRRPPCAHVESLAGADGLASALRNRGGLCCDVIEPGRVAVGDSASVADPDPRTAGAAIADRLRERSAGGDHRRDD, from the coding sequence GTGAGCGGCGAGGGCGGGACGAGCGGCGTCGTCCGAAGCCTCGTCACGGCCCCGGCGGGAGGCGCGCCGCCCGAACTCCGAGAGGCCGTCGAGATCCGGCCGGACGGGGTCGACGGCGATCGCTACCGGCGCGGCGACGGGCGCTTCCAGCTCGACGGCTGCGCCGTCACCCTCGTCGCCGCCGAGGCCCTCGACGCCGTCCGCGAGGAGACCGGGATCGACGTCTCGGACGGTCGCCACCGTCGAAACGTCGTCGTCGAGGGGTTCGGTCCGGGGATGGACGACCTGCTGGACGCGACCGTCGCGGTCGGCGAGGCGCGCCTGCGACCGACCCGACGCCGGCCGCCGTGCGCGCACGTCGAGTCGCTGGCCGGCGCGGACGGGCTCGCGTCGGCGCTGCGGAACCGCGGCGGGCTCTGCTGTGACGTGATCGAGCCGGGCCGCGTCGCCGTCGGCGACTCCGCGAGCGTCGCGGACCCGGACCCACGCACCGCGGGCGCCGCCATCGCAGACCGGCTGCGCGAGCGCTCGGCCGGTGGGGATCACCGGCGAGACGACTGA
- a CDS encoding DUF3179 domain-containing protein, translated as MDRTRRSALAGLAAVGAVGVAGCLGGAPLDSLAGDEAGDNDGSGADGPGGDGSGDDGSGDADDATGEGARPPTADTGYHVPYDADTLVAEALNGGVGKDGIPSIDDPSFRPIEEVNYAEGIPVFGVVRDGEAKAYPQQVLSHHEIVNDELGGEPVAVTYCPLTGTAQGFRRGDTTFGVSGQLVNSNLIMYDRGTDSWWPQMLATGIDGPMTGETLDEFRVVWTTADQWSERHPDSLVMTDDTGYVRRYESDPYGSYAPLGGYYARDGTVFPPLSSPDEGHPKSVVIGARTGTGAIAFDKRTLLADRVLTGSIGDGGADVVAVADSGLSTGYVYRNPDGLGVEPDGDAYRVEGEGGGVAAADLPLEPVLAFDAMWFAWAGFYPDTAFVGEHTGAGDGG; from the coding sequence ATGGACCGCACTCGTCGGTCGGCGCTGGCCGGACTCGCCGCGGTCGGAGCCGTCGGCGTCGCCGGCTGTCTCGGCGGCGCACCCCTCGACTCGCTCGCCGGCGACGAGGCGGGCGACAACGATGGGTCCGGCGCCGATGGGCCCGGTGGCGATGGGTCCGGCGACGATGGATCCGGCGACGCCGACGACGCCACCGGAGAGGGCGCGCGGCCTCCCACCGCCGACACCGGCTATCACGTCCCGTACGACGCCGACACCCTGGTGGCGGAGGCGCTCAACGGCGGCGTCGGGAAGGACGGGATCCCCTCGATCGACGACCCCTCGTTCCGGCCGATCGAGGAGGTGAATTACGCCGAGGGGATCCCGGTTTTCGGTGTCGTTCGCGACGGGGAGGCGAAAGCGTACCCGCAGCAGGTGCTCTCCCATCACGAGATCGTCAACGACGAGCTCGGCGGCGAGCCGGTCGCGGTCACGTACTGTCCGCTCACCGGGACGGCACAGGGGTTCCGCCGCGGCGACACGACGTTCGGGGTGTCGGGGCAACTCGTCAACTCGAACTTGATCATGTACGACCGGGGCACCGACAGCTGGTGGCCGCAGATGCTCGCCACCGGGATCGACGGGCCGATGACCGGCGAGACGCTCGACGAGTTCCGGGTCGTGTGGACGACGGCCGACCAGTGGAGCGAGCGCCACCCGGACTCGCTCGTCATGACGGACGACACCGGGTACGTGCGCCGGTACGAGAGCGACCCGTACGGGAGCTACGCCCCGCTCGGCGGCTACTACGCGCGGGACGGCACGGTGTTCCCGCCGCTGTCGTCGCCCGACGAGGGACACCCGAAGTCGGTCGTCATCGGGGCGCGAACGGGGACCGGCGCTATCGCGTTCGACAAGCGGACGCTGCTCGCGGACCGGGTGCTGACCGGCTCGATCGGCGACGGAGGGGCGGACGTCGTCGCCGTCGCGGACTCGGGGCTCTCGACGGGGTACGTCTACCGCAACCCCGATGGCCTTGGGGTCGAACCGGACGGCGACGCCTACCGAGTGGAGGGCGAGGGCGGCGGCGTCGCGGCGGCCGACCTCCCGCTGGAGCCGGTGCTCGCGTTCGACGCGATGTGGTTCGCCTGGGCGGGCTTTTACCCCGACACCGCGTTCGTCGGCGAGCACACGGGGGCGGGGGATGGCGGCTGA
- a CDS encoding MFS transporter: MSWQYRHTVLSLCMLAFLVTYFARLAISPVVPLIVDDFAVSNTGIGIALSGMWLAYGAAQFPSGVLADRHGERIVILVAVGGTTAMSLVLALAPVFPLFVLAAVLLGLVAGLHYAVATTLLSRTFDEIGTAFGLHSAGGPLAGLVAPVAAAWVGVRYGWRPAVALAAVVGVPVFLLFAWRVRPTEPRRPDQPMRDRLAVAPLVELLSRPRILLPLFVAMAGTYVVQGVMSFLPTFLVEFRGYSPAFAASVFSAFFVVRAVAQIALGRLSDRVGRDAAIGGAMLAGALGITSFVLGPGLVGVGVAVLLAGSGSSFFSAIDPRFMDALSDTERGAGFGLVRTVYTVIGSAGSFGVGLATDLFGWGVSFSILAVLFGLTFAVLVANWALGTGY, encoded by the coding sequence ATGAGTTGGCAGTACCGTCACACGGTGCTGTCGCTGTGCATGCTCGCGTTCCTGGTGACGTACTTCGCCAGGCTGGCGATCAGCCCTGTCGTCCCCCTCATCGTCGACGACTTCGCGGTGTCGAACACCGGCATCGGGATCGCGCTCTCCGGAATGTGGCTGGCGTACGGCGCCGCCCAGTTCCCGAGCGGCGTGCTCGCCGACCGACACGGCGAGCGGATCGTGATCCTCGTCGCCGTCGGCGGCACGACGGCGATGAGCCTCGTGCTCGCCTTGGCGCCCGTCTTCCCCCTGTTCGTGCTGGCGGCGGTGCTGTTAGGGCTCGTCGCCGGCCTCCACTACGCGGTGGCGACGACGCTGCTCTCGCGGACCTTCGACGAGATCGGCACGGCGTTCGGGCTCCACTCCGCGGGCGGCCCGCTCGCCGGGCTCGTGGCGCCCGTCGCCGCGGCGTGGGTCGGCGTCCGCTACGGCTGGCGGCCCGCGGTCGCGCTGGCCGCGGTGGTCGGCGTGCCGGTGTTCCTGCTGTTCGCGTGGCGCGTCCGGCCGACTGAGCCGCGGCGCCCCGACCAGCCGATGCGGGACCGGCTCGCGGTCGCGCCGCTCGTCGAACTCCTCTCGCGGCCGCGCATCCTCCTCCCGCTGTTCGTCGCGATGGCCGGCACGTACGTGGTGCAGGGCGTGATGTCCTTCCTCCCGACGTTCCTCGTCGAGTTCCGCGGGTATTCGCCGGCGTTCGCCGCCAGCGTCTTCTCCGCGTTCTTCGTCGTCCGGGCGGTCGCGCAGATCGCGCTCGGCCGGCTGTCGGACCGCGTGGGCCGCGACGCGGCCATCGGCGGCGCGATGCTGGCGGGCGCGCTCGGGATCACCTCGTTCGTCCTCGGTCCCGGGCTCGTCGGCGTCGGCGTCGCCGTGCTGCTGGCCGGCTCCGGGTCGAGCTTCTTCTCGGCGATCGACCCGCGGTTCATGGACGCGCTCAGCGACACGGAGCGGGGGGCTGGATTCGGACTCGTCCGGACCGTCTACACCGTGATCGGCTCCGCGGGCTCCTTCGGCGTCGGGCTCGCGACCGACCTGTTCGGCTGGGGCGTCTCCTTCTCGATACTGGCGGTGCTGTTCGGGCTCACGTTCGCCGTGCTCGTCGCCAACTGGGCGCTCGGCACGGGGTACTGA
- a CDS encoding mandelate racemase/muconate lactonizing enzyme family protein codes for MSRNYESLHDPNAEYTMRELSAETMGTTGSRGGDRDVEITDVQTTMVDGNFPWTLVRVYTDAGVVGTGEAYWGAGVPELIERMKPFVIGENPLDIDRLYEHLIQKMSGEGSVEGVTVTAISGIEVALHDLAGKILDVPAYQLLGGKYRDELRVYCDCHTEEEADPDACADEAERVVDELGYDALKFDLDVPSGLEKDRANRHLRPGEIRHKAEIVEKVTERVKDKADVAFDCHWTFSGGSAKRLAEAINDYDVWWLEDPVPPENLEVQEEVTKSTTTPIAVGENRYRVTELRRLIENQAVDIVAPDLPKVGGMRETRKIADVANQYYVPVAMHNVASPIATMAATHVGAAIPNSLAIEYHSYELGWWEDLVEEDVIEDGYIEVPEKPGLGVTLDMDAVEAHMVEGETLFDEA; via the coding sequence ATGAGCCGAAACTACGAGTCGCTTCACGACCCGAACGCGGAGTACACGATGCGGGAGCTCTCCGCCGAGACGATGGGGACGACCGGGTCGCGCGGCGGCGACCGCGACGTCGAGATCACGGACGTACAGACGACGATGGTCGACGGGAACTTCCCGTGGACGCTCGTCCGCGTGTACACCGACGCGGGCGTCGTCGGCACCGGCGAGGCCTACTGGGGCGCCGGCGTCCCGGAGCTCATCGAACGGATGAAGCCGTTCGTGATCGGCGAGAACCCGCTCGACATCGACCGGCTGTACGAGCACCTGATCCAGAAGATGTCGGGCGAGGGCTCCGTCGAGGGCGTCACCGTCACCGCGATCTCCGGGATCGAGGTCGCGCTCCACGACCTCGCCGGCAAGATCCTCGACGTGCCCGCCTACCAGCTGCTCGGCGGGAAGTACCGCGACGAGCTCCGCGTCTACTGCGACTGCCACACGGAGGAGGAGGCCGACCCCGACGCGTGCGCCGACGAGGCCGAACGGGTCGTCGACGAGCTCGGCTACGACGCGCTGAAGTTCGACCTCGACGTCCCCTCGGGGCTCGAGAAGGACCGCGCGAACCGCCACCTCCGCCCCGGCGAGATCCGTCACAAGGCGGAGATCGTCGAGAAGGTCACCGAGCGCGTGAAGGACAAGGCCGACGTCGCCTTCGACTGCCACTGGACGTTCTCGGGCGGCTCCGCGAAGCGGCTCGCGGAGGCCATCAACGACTACGACGTGTGGTGGCTCGAAGACCCCGTCCCGCCGGAGAACCTCGAGGTGCAGGAGGAGGTCACCAAGAGCACGACGACGCCGATCGCGGTCGGCGAGAACCGCTACCGCGTCACCGAGCTCCGCCGCCTCATCGAGAACCAGGCGGTCGACATCGTCGCGCCCGACCTGCCGAAGGTCGGCGGGATGCGCGAGACCCGCAAGATCGCCGACGTGGCGAACCAGTACTACGTCCCGGTCGCGATGCACAACGTCGCCTCGCCGATCGCGACGATGGCGGCGACGCACGTCGGCGCCGCGATCCCGAACTCGCTGGCGATCGAGTACCACTCTTACGAGCTCGGCTGGTGGGAGGACCTCGTCGAGGAGGACGTCATCGAGGACGGCTACATCGAGGTCCCGGAGAAGCCGGGCCTCGGCGTCACGCTCGACATGGACGCCGTCGAGGCGCACATGGTCGAGGGCGAGACGTTGTTTGACGAGGCGTAA
- a CDS encoding TRAM domain-containing protein: MVEITDSLACLFTGEVEERDGDHVVAVPSSEIEHGSVAPDETYRVALIQRDGGNQGAASTESATDTSGDRDVAGNAAGRSPAHSAVDDAAGPPVSEGDVREVTIETLGDKGDGIAKIERGYVVIVPDSEPGDEPTVEITSVRENVSFADVIEE, from the coding sequence ATGGTCGAAATCACCGATTCGCTGGCGTGTCTGTTCACAGGAGAGGTCGAGGAGCGCGACGGCGATCACGTCGTCGCCGTCCCCTCGTCGGAGATCGAACACGGGTCCGTCGCTCCCGACGAGACGTACCGCGTGGCACTGATACAGCGAGACGGGGGTAACCAGGGCGCCGCCTCGACCGAGTCAGCCACCGACACGTCGGGGGATCGGGACGTCGCGGGCAACGCTGCCGGGAGGTCCCCGGCGCACTCCGCCGTCGACGACGCCGCCGGCCCGCCGGTCTCCGAGGGCGACGTCCGCGAGGTCACGATCGAGACGCTCGGCGACAAGGGCGACGGCATCGCGAAGATCGAACGCGGCTACGTCGTCATCGTCCCGGACTCCGAGCCGGGCGACGAGCCGACCGTCGAGATCACGAGCGTCCGCGAGAACGTCTCGTTCGCCGACGTCATCGAGGAGTAG